From Candidatus Binataceae bacterium, one genomic window encodes:
- a CDS encoding glycosyltransferase family 4 protein, with protein MATSLPSQAEGIASSVAAVRSAKPALLMAVYANADVYVPTVAAAHILAHQFSLTIVSRNSDESYLDWPAGIEVERIGPPVPMRQLETASPLSKAREFLRYLGELRRASSRLAPAIFYAYDPIALAAVMMIRSKGPVIFQCHDAPALEKLPLRSLQTWLIKYALRRTSDAAVVVFPEKNRAAYWLHAAGDRRAAIIVPNGAPRDFFQPDSDWCDLAAQRWTARRVFYLSSMGSENGQLEAIDACATAGVPLDLAGRSSPEFRASLEKRVATNDPAERIRIHGRVDDATRMRLLRDAAVGLLLYKPVSKNWEFSGSASTKLFEYGAAGLPVIVPDRRSYREFLDGEEWIAFVDIDDPRSIAAGINSILADRDRYVTMSRAARAAHENRLNYELLFEPVRARIAELTNLNGRA; from the coding sequence ATGGCCACGTCGTTGCCATCCCAGGCTGAAGGAATCGCAAGCTCCGTCGCTGCTGTCCGATCGGCGAAGCCCGCGCTGCTGATGGCGGTTTACGCAAACGCCGACGTCTACGTCCCGACGGTCGCGGCGGCGCATATACTCGCGCACCAGTTCAGCCTCACGATCGTGTCGCGTAATTCAGACGAATCGTATCTGGATTGGCCTGCGGGTATTGAGGTTGAGCGAATCGGACCGCCGGTGCCGATGCGCCAGCTCGAAACTGCGAGTCCCCTCAGCAAGGCGCGAGAGTTCCTGCGCTACCTGGGAGAGCTGCGCCGCGCGTCATCGCGCCTCGCGCCCGCGATTTTTTACGCCTACGATCCGATCGCGCTGGCCGCGGTCATGATGATCCGCAGCAAAGGCCCGGTGATTTTCCAGTGTCATGATGCGCCTGCGCTTGAGAAACTTCCCTTGCGTTCGCTTCAAACCTGGCTCATCAAATACGCACTCAGGCGCACCAGTGATGCGGCGGTAGTCGTGTTTCCTGAGAAGAACCGGGCGGCCTACTGGCTGCACGCGGCTGGCGACAGGCGCGCGGCGATCATCGTGCCCAACGGCGCGCCGCGCGATTTCTTCCAGCCCGACAGCGACTGGTGCGATCTCGCCGCGCAACGCTGGACGGCCCGCCGCGTTTTCTACCTGTCGTCGATGGGATCGGAAAACGGTCAACTCGAAGCTATCGATGCCTGCGCGACCGCCGGAGTCCCTCTCGACCTGGCGGGCCGCTCGTCGCCGGAGTTTCGCGCGAGCCTGGAAAAGCGCGTAGCCACCAACGATCCGGCCGAGCGGATTCGAATCCACGGCAGAGTCGATGATGCTACACGGATGCGGCTCTTGCGCGACGCCGCGGTCGGTCTGCTTCTTTACAAGCCGGTTTCCAAGAACTGGGAATTCTCCGGCTCCGCTTCGACGAAGTTATTTGAGTACGGCGCAGCCGGACTGCCCGTTATCGTGCCCGATCGACGGAGTTATCGGGAATTCCTGGATGGCGAAGAATGGATTGCGTTCGTTGATATCGATGATCCTCGTTCGATTGCCGCCGGAATTAATTCGATTCTTGCCGATCGCGACCGCTATGTGACGATGAGCCGCGCGGCGCGCGCCGCTCACGAGAATCGGCTCAACTATGAGTTACTCTTCGAGCCCGTGCGCGCCCGCATAGCGGAGCTTACAAACCTCAACGGCCGCGCGTGA
- a CDS encoding FkbM family methyltransferase, whose product MNRLEKIAISVRHTPGLDNAEWLWRRVRPAYDRMLRRLGSHKGLERTINGVDRIRLSPLSRGFVDENYEPQVWNRVMREVRPGDRIAEVGAHIGLYSLAFARRAAAGGHVVAFEPEPDNAQTLEANIAVNGWQDRITVVRAAVGDRCASVRFAANFGCESHVLRGDEASQSALEVPMVTLDSYFPDAKIDLLKIDVEGFEELVLRGGLSLLADKRRRPRLILIEVHPFAWEAVGTSSDSLLGRLRECGYGVETVAGIAVTRIVDYGHVVAIPG is encoded by the coding sequence ATGAACCGCCTGGAAAAAATCGCGATCTCGGTCCGTCATACGCCGGGCCTCGACAATGCGGAATGGTTGTGGCGCCGCGTCCGGCCCGCTTACGATCGAATGCTTCGGAGGTTGGGGTCGCACAAGGGCCTTGAGCGCACGATCAACGGCGTCGATCGAATTCGCCTGAGCCCTCTCTCACGCGGGTTCGTCGACGAGAACTACGAACCGCAGGTTTGGAATCGCGTGATGCGCGAAGTGCGGCCGGGCGACCGAATCGCGGAAGTTGGCGCCCATATTGGTCTCTACTCGCTGGCCTTCGCGCGCCGCGCCGCTGCCGGCGGTCACGTCGTGGCGTTCGAACCAGAGCCCGACAATGCGCAGACGCTCGAAGCGAACATCGCGGTGAACGGCTGGCAGGATCGGATCACCGTCGTCCGCGCCGCCGTCGGAGATCGCTGCGCCAGCGTGCGGTTTGCCGCCAACTTTGGATGCGAAAGCCATGTGCTTCGCGGCGATGAAGCATCGCAATCCGCGCTCGAGGTTCCGATGGTTACGCTCGACAGCTATTTCCCCGACGCAAAAATCGACCTGCTGAAGATCGATGTCGAGGGCTTCGAAGAACTCGTTCTGCGCGGTGGATTGTCGCTGCTGGCGGATAAACGTCGCCGCCCGCGGCTGATTCTCATCGAAGTGCATCCATTCGCATGGGAAGCCGTGGGCACCAGCAGTGATTCCCTCCTCGGACGCCTGCGCGAATGCGGTTACGGCGTCGAAACCGTAGCTGGAATCGCTGTCACGCGGATCGTTGACTATGGCCACGTCGTTGCCATCCCAGGCTGA
- a CDS encoding glycosyltransferase family 4 protein — MIDRRYKIAVLSTHPIQYQVPLFRRLAADPAIDLQVFFFSDHSVSGANDAGFGVRVKWDVPLLDGYRYEFLPSVGARDVLTFWRPFSYGLARRLREGAYDALWVHGYGHRGLLAAIAAARMSGMRLLLRGDSQLGDDPRNPTKLWLKRAMIPRLFQQFDGFLAIGTLNREYYLRYGVAPERIFMMPYAVDNAFFRERAEHAHRVREEFRAALGLAPERPVVLYASKLQAHKRPMDLLAAHARLLRGQGDGPHPYLLFVGDGEERAALETRAAELPGESVRLLGFRNQTELPALFDLADLFVLPSEREPWGLVLNEAMNAACPLVVSDHVGAAPDLVANGVNGFVYPCGDIAALADRISKVIENRERAEQMGRASLERVAQFDFEADADGLFAAMDTLTNNARRAAA; from the coding sequence ATGATCGATCGCCGCTACAAGATCGCGGTCCTCTCCACGCATCCGATTCAGTACCAGGTCCCGCTCTTTCGCCGGCTCGCCGCCGATCCCGCGATCGATTTGCAGGTGTTCTTCTTCAGCGACCATTCGGTGAGCGGCGCCAACGATGCCGGGTTCGGGGTTCGCGTCAAATGGGATGTCCCGCTGCTCGACGGCTACCGCTACGAGTTCCTGCCCAGTGTCGGCGCGCGCGATGTCCTCACTTTCTGGCGGCCCTTCAGCTACGGCCTCGCGCGGCGCCTGCGCGAAGGCGCTTACGATGCACTCTGGGTGCACGGTTATGGTCATCGCGGGCTGCTCGCCGCGATCGCGGCCGCGCGAATGAGTGGGATGCGCCTGCTGCTGCGCGGCGATTCGCAACTGGGCGACGATCCACGTAATCCGACGAAGCTATGGCTCAAGCGCGCGATGATTCCGCGCCTCTTCCAGCAGTTCGACGGCTTCCTCGCGATCGGCACGCTCAACCGCGAATACTACCTGCGTTACGGTGTCGCGCCCGAGCGAATCTTCATGATGCCCTATGCCGTGGACAACGCCTTTTTTCGCGAGCGTGCCGAGCACGCCCATCGCGTGCGCGAGGAGTTCCGCGCCGCGCTCGGCCTCGCGCCGGAACGACCCGTAGTCCTCTACGCGTCGAAGCTCCAGGCGCATAAACGTCCGATGGACTTGCTCGCGGCTCACGCGCGTCTCCTGCGCGGCCAGGGCGACGGTCCGCATCCATATCTGCTCTTCGTCGGCGACGGTGAAGAGCGCGCCGCGCTCGAGACTCGCGCTGCAGAGCTGCCGGGCGAGTCGGTGCGCTTGCTCGGCTTCCGCAATCAGACCGAACTGCCCGCGCTGTTCGATCTTGCCGACCTCTTCGTGCTGCCTTCGGAGCGCGAGCCCTGGGGGCTCGTCCTCAACGAGGCGATGAACGCCGCCTGCCCGCTGGTTGTGAGCGATCACGTCGGCGCCGCGCCCGATCTGGTCGCCAACGGCGTCAACGGGTTCGTTTACCCCTGCGGCGATATCGCCGCGCTGGCCGATCGAATCTCAAAGGTGATCGAAAATCGCGAGCGCGCGGAGCAGATGGGCCGCGCCTCGCTCGAGCGCGTCGCGCAATTCGATTTCGAGGCCGACGCCGATGGCCTCTTCGCTGCGATGGACACGTTGACCAACAACGCGCGCCGCGCCGCGGCGTAG
- a CDS encoding glycosyltransferase family 9 protein: MFGSRQKAQIANALAGSANSFLRAMRKCVWPALLPEAPERVCIYRIGNIGDTACAIPALDVIRRAFPRARLTMVTSPGSPGMPGARELLANAGLVDEIIVYYPSELADLHGKLRFMGEMRARRFDLWIELPVVAANFPTLLRNMIAARAAGAAFGCGWRYAGLRLFKQAQSAELEFPGEVDRLLALLREQGFAAGAPRFPLALSSVEGDAITRILNDAASASRPLAALAPGAKASPNKWPAERFAEVGRALTARGLGVAILGGQPDSSLCEDIADAIGTAAFNLAGRTSVRESCELLSRAALLVCNDSGVQHLAAAVGTPCVALFSCRDFRGKWWPHGAQHVVLRKQVDCHTCLLDTCPRDNLCINLIEVREVVEAVDQILARSFTRQAASIGRSR, from the coding sequence TTGTTCGGATCACGTCAGAAGGCGCAAATCGCCAATGCGCTCGCCGGAAGCGCCAACTCCTTCCTGCGTGCGATGCGCAAGTGCGTCTGGCCCGCGCTGCTTCCCGAGGCGCCCGAACGCGTCTGTATCTACCGCATCGGCAATATCGGTGACACGGCGTGTGCTATACCCGCACTCGATGTCATCCGGCGGGCGTTCCCGCGCGCTCGTCTCACGATGGTCACGTCGCCGGGCTCGCCCGGGATGCCGGGCGCTCGCGAGCTGCTGGCAAATGCGGGGCTAGTTGATGAAATCATAGTCTATTACCCGAGCGAGCTTGCGGATCTTCACGGCAAACTCAGATTCATGGGCGAGATGCGCGCGCGGCGCTTCGATCTCTGGATCGAACTGCCCGTAGTCGCGGCCAACTTCCCCACCTTGCTCCGCAATATGATCGCGGCGCGCGCCGCCGGAGCCGCCTTCGGATGCGGCTGGCGCTACGCGGGGTTGCGTCTTTTCAAGCAGGCTCAATCCGCGGAACTCGAGTTTCCCGGCGAAGTCGATCGCCTGCTGGCCCTGCTGCGCGAGCAAGGATTCGCCGCGGGCGCGCCTCGGTTCCCGCTGGCGCTATCGAGCGTCGAAGGCGACGCCATCACCAGGATTCTCAACGACGCAGCGAGCGCATCGCGGCCGCTCGCGGCGCTCGCACCGGGGGCAAAGGCCTCGCCGAACAAATGGCCCGCTGAGCGTTTTGCCGAAGTCGGCCGTGCGCTAACCGCGCGCGGTCTCGGCGTCGCAATCCTGGGCGGTCAACCGGACTCTTCGCTTTGCGAGGATATCGCGGACGCGATCGGCACTGCTGCTTTCAACCTCGCGGGCCGCACCTCGGTCCGCGAGTCATGCGAGTTGCTCAGCCGAGCGGCGCTTCTCGTTTGCAACGACTCGGGCGTGCAGCACCTGGCTGCCGCTGTCGGTACGCCGTGTGTGGCGCTTTTTTCGTGCCGCGATTTTCGCGGCAAATGGTGGCCGCATGGCGCGCAGCACGTTGTGCTCCGCAAGCAGGTCGATTGCCACACCTGTCTGCTCGACACCTGCCCGCGCGACAATCTGTGCATCAACCTGATCGAAGTGCGCGAGGTCGTCGAAGCCGTCGATCAAATCCTCGCCCGCTCATTCACCCGCCAAGCTGCGTCCATCGGGCGCTCCAGATGA
- a CDS encoding capsule assembly Wzi family protein: protein MTPTRHRRSALLLTASLLLASLLALGAPRAAYASTYAAYLPLDDSIYDELDTLNNIGLLESYVSEIKPISRVEAARLVLEAQSIESESQTPNELAESIISALRAQLPEEIAWVEKDREDDLPSMIHPVERVTASYINSQGQRREIEGVSGGGLNFREGTPLLPYDNNLPTSSGSNEALLWDGWGGFGGFLTGYGEGSLAGPIGREPSYASRAQLLIGAAVVSLGNTAISFGREQMSDGVGTIGGLSQSTNAAPFPALRVRNIHPGHLPFFFRYLGLVHYDVFIGQLDTERTFSSPWIAGQAVGFRTLPWLDWGITHDIMFGGSGNNNYNAMGFLGRATGFDTGNPQGANTNSRFGMYAKFYVPQLRYTQFYGEILGEDYFQPFGNKLPLKTPFKGPSYDAGIYCPQVTKDARTTFGIEWILTDREYSTHNDSLYWTYDQALMGNALGPGAWNFNVDAGRWVTTAAKLDLSLFYTYRVPPTFTQVSQIAGFANKNETSWGFAFDFLHLPIEMTRFADTLGEVRARTGLEYVSDINYSTHDSLRALVQLSFGLTPSWPSFTWH from the coding sequence ATGACGCCAACTAGACATCGGCGCTCCGCGTTGCTGCTCACAGCGTCGTTGCTATTGGCGTCCCTGCTGGCCCTTGGCGCACCGCGCGCCGCGTATGCCTCGACCTATGCCGCCTATCTCCCGCTCGACGATTCGATTTACGACGAGCTCGACACGCTCAACAATATCGGCTTGCTCGAAAGCTACGTCTCCGAAATAAAGCCCATCTCCCGGGTCGAAGCCGCGCGCCTGGTACTCGAAGCGCAGTCGATCGAATCCGAAAGCCAGACCCCCAACGAGCTCGCCGAATCGATTATCAGCGCCCTGCGTGCGCAACTGCCTGAGGAGATCGCCTGGGTTGAGAAGGATCGAGAGGACGATCTGCCTTCGATGATCCATCCGGTCGAGCGCGTCACGGCCTCCTACATCAATTCGCAAGGCCAGCGCCGCGAGATCGAAGGGGTCAGCGGCGGCGGTCTGAACTTCCGCGAAGGCACACCGCTGTTGCCCTACGACAATAACCTTCCGACTTCGTCAGGCAGTAACGAAGCTCTGCTCTGGGACGGATGGGGCGGCTTCGGCGGATTCCTCACTGGCTATGGCGAGGGGTCGCTCGCCGGGCCGATTGGCAGAGAGCCGTCATACGCGAGCCGCGCGCAGTTGCTGATAGGCGCCGCGGTCGTGAGTCTCGGCAATACCGCGATCTCGTTCGGGCGCGAACAAATGTCAGACGGCGTCGGGACGATCGGTGGACTCTCGCAGAGCACTAATGCCGCGCCGTTTCCGGCGCTCCGAGTGCGCAATATACATCCGGGGCATCTGCCGTTTTTCTTCCGCTACCTCGGGCTCGTGCACTACGACGTCTTCATCGGCCAGCTCGATACGGAGCGGACCTTCTCGAGTCCCTGGATCGCCGGCCAGGCGGTGGGATTCCGCACTCTGCCGTGGCTCGATTGGGGCATCACCCACGACATCATGTTCGGCGGCAGCGGCAACAACAATTACAACGCGATGGGCTTCCTCGGTCGCGCCACCGGCTTCGATACCGGTAATCCTCAGGGCGCAAACACCAATTCGCGCTTCGGCATGTATGCCAAGTTCTACGTTCCACAGCTGCGCTACACGCAGTTCTACGGTGAGATTCTTGGCGAAGACTATTTCCAGCCGTTTGGCAACAAGCTTCCGCTCAAGACGCCCTTCAAGGGTCCATCGTACGACGCCGGTATTTATTGTCCCCAGGTGACCAAGGATGCGCGCACCACGTTCGGCATCGAGTGGATCTTGACCGATCGTGAGTATTCGACGCACAACGATTCGCTCTATTGGACCTACGACCAGGCGTTGATGGGTAATGCGCTGGGCCCGGGCGCGTGGAACTTCAACGTCGATGCGGGGCGCTGGGTCACGACCGCGGCCAAGCTCGATCTGAGCCTCTTCTACACCTATCGAGTGCCGCCCACCTTCACCCAGGTGTCGCAGATTGCCGGCTTCGCCAACAAGAACGAGACCAGCTGGGGCTTCGCCTTCGACTTCCTGCATCTGCCGATCGAGATGACGCGTTTTGCCGATACCCTCGGCGAGGTGCGGGCCCGCACCGGCCTGGAATACGTGAGCGACATCAACTACTCGACTCACGACTCGCTGCGCGCTCTGGTCCAGTTGTCTTTTGGCCTGACGCCTTCATGGCCGAGCTTCACGTGGCATTAA
- a CDS encoding lytic transglycosylase domain-containing protein yields MKAQRISVVATIWLMLCVSVAAAQAGAPRNADVDTERLFRAAGVLYGLDPDLLAAIARVESANNPGAVSPKGAEGLMQLMPATAERFGVMDSFDPVSNTAGAARFINYLRQWRLEHGADAPLTLTEVLAAYNAGVGAVQKYGGIPPYPETQDYVRKVLIAYLFGDTHSELREKLGVVPAPEQKQPAKNAASHNSDALTKLAEIKRLREAALERQQIAGPAAGESHDAN; encoded by the coding sequence GTGAAGGCCCAGCGAATCAGCGTGGTCGCCACGATTTGGCTTATGCTCTGCGTAAGCGTGGCGGCGGCGCAGGCTGGAGCTCCACGCAACGCCGACGTCGATACCGAGCGGCTGTTCCGCGCCGCCGGCGTTCTCTACGGCCTTGATCCTGATCTTCTGGCCGCGATTGCCCGGGTCGAATCGGCCAACAATCCCGGCGCCGTCTCGCCCAAAGGCGCCGAAGGCTTGATGCAACTGATGCCGGCGACGGCCGAGCGCTTCGGTGTGATGGATTCCTTCGATCCGGTGAGTAATACTGCCGGCGCCGCGCGCTTTATCAACTACCTGCGCCAATGGCGCCTCGAGCACGGGGCGGATGCGCCGCTGACTCTCACCGAGGTGCTCGCGGCCTACAATGCCGGCGTGGGTGCGGTGCAGAAGTACGGCGGGATCCCGCCCTATCCGGAAACCCAGGATTACGTACGCAAGGTCTTGATCGCCTACCTGTTTGGCGATACCCACAGTGAGCTGCGAGAGAAACTGGGAGTAGTGCCGGCGCCGGAGCAGAAACAGCCGGCGAAGAACGCCGCTTCCCATAACTCTGACGCTCTGACCAAGCTGGCGGAGATCAAGCGGCTGCGGGAGGCCGCGCTCGAACGCCAGCAGATCGCCGGACCTGCAGCAGGAGAATCGCATGACGCCAACTAG
- a CDS encoding SLBB domain-containing protein, with protein sequence MGELRYPKALLIALAILAIVIFGGRARAQMGASGMSSGGYDGSGGANPSMRDPLSNPFNVNPTDDDSDNPNGAPNNPNGRGAAALCADPNDPNAASSGLPPCAQPGTAGENGATGMNGSDDGSSSGDENGAGGMGSSSLRGMSGYNNGGLGGAGSSLGGGMSGAMGSGLGQQFDRQRLTTMMQQLGISADEIGNLKSQMASGGLSPDDMQELCLHLASRQIGPNDVAGIGRALGLSFTDSQLDQLKSCTQLSSPNGDTNTNPPGREMGMQVGAGGAGGFSAPQQVSSIEQTFRGLDTAQTPAAPSTRNLQQFGYSIFSQRVSTFAPVANVPVGNDYVIGPGDQLRMLMWGRINNTLSLNVSRDGSVMIPEIGPLQVAGLTFEQAKHLIEGHASQITGVQVEVTMGKLRTIQVFVVGEVQQPGAYTVSSLSHVSNALAASGGITKIGSLRRIELRRGNQVAKSIDLYNLLLNGDARGDEQLQPSDVIFVPVIGPVAGVAGDVKRPAIYELASNAESLSNVLRLAGGISAFGYSQRVQVERVENHDKRIALDVDLDQMRSQRVTVRDGDLIKVYPVLPEQHDVVVVRGSVNRPGKFEWHQGMRVSDLIAQAEGVAPHTFFKYALIRRQEGRERAIHMVPVDLGEALGDHIDGSDDVVLKQQDELTVFSESQMKYLPTVQVFGEVRNPGYYVLSQGMRVSDLVYLAGGLKDDAYQKQGELARTEVINGSHTTHTTMDVNLRGALDGLVESNPQLVANDQLFVQRASDWHLPWVVQVRGQVARPGPYTIHDGERIASVIERAGGLLPDAYLPATVLIRQSIRREQQQRLDEARHRLQAQVAHLQMNPQLLQASTQQPNPQSAAMQAQTLNMVERVLAETESQQASGRLVIHMRPLDQLANSPDNIALVDQDSIAIPRRPAAINVLGQVYNPAAIVFRPGLTTRDYLDQAGGPNQDADKDHIMVVKADGSVLTDDGIKQSKRSSMFPLLPVVSGGLMSASLEPGDTIYVPEKLIFENKMQETATIAQIVANAATGLAVVGILASSL encoded by the coding sequence ATGGGCGAGCTGAGATATCCGAAAGCCCTTCTGATCGCGCTCGCGATCCTCGCGATCGTCATTTTTGGCGGCCGCGCGCGCGCGCAAATGGGCGCATCGGGGATGAGCTCAGGAGGCTACGACGGCTCCGGCGGGGCGAATCCTTCGATGCGTGATCCGCTCTCCAATCCCTTCAACGTCAATCCCACCGACGACGACTCCGACAACCCCAACGGCGCGCCAAACAATCCAAACGGCCGCGGTGCGGCGGCGCTGTGTGCCGATCCAAACGATCCCAATGCTGCGAGCTCCGGTCTGCCGCCATGCGCGCAGCCGGGGACGGCGGGCGAGAACGGCGCGACAGGCATGAACGGATCGGATGACGGCTCATCTTCGGGCGATGAAAACGGCGCCGGCGGCATGGGCAGCAGCTCGCTTCGCGGCATGAGTGGCTACAACAACGGCGGCTTGGGTGGCGCCGGAAGTTCTCTTGGCGGCGGGATGAGCGGTGCAATGGGCAGCGGCCTCGGCCAGCAGTTCGATCGTCAACGCCTGACCACGATGATGCAGCAGCTCGGCATCTCGGCCGACGAGATCGGCAACCTCAAATCGCAAATGGCCTCAGGCGGACTCTCGCCGGATGACATGCAGGAGCTCTGTCTCCATCTCGCCTCGCGTCAAATCGGCCCCAACGATGTCGCCGGGATCGGCCGTGCGCTCGGGCTTTCGTTCACCGACTCTCAGCTCGATCAATTGAAAAGCTGCACGCAGCTCTCCTCGCCCAATGGCGATACCAATACCAACCCGCCGGGCCGGGAGATGGGCATGCAGGTTGGCGCGGGCGGGGCGGGCGGATTCAGCGCACCGCAACAGGTGTCGTCGATCGAGCAAACGTTCAGGGGGCTCGATACCGCGCAAACGCCGGCCGCGCCTTCGACGCGCAACCTTCAGCAATTCGGCTATTCGATTTTTTCACAGCGAGTTTCGACCTTCGCGCCGGTCGCAAACGTGCCCGTGGGCAACGACTACGTCATCGGTCCCGGCGATCAGCTCCGGATGCTGATGTGGGGGCGAATCAACAACACGCTGTCGCTCAACGTCTCGCGCGATGGCTCGGTGATGATTCCTGAGATCGGCCCGCTGCAGGTGGCCGGTCTGACCTTCGAGCAGGCCAAGCATCTCATCGAAGGGCACGCCTCGCAGATAACCGGGGTGCAGGTCGAAGTCACGATGGGCAAGCTCAGGACGATCCAGGTGTTCGTCGTGGGCGAAGTCCAGCAGCCCGGGGCCTACACGGTAAGCTCGCTCTCGCACGTCTCCAACGCGCTGGCGGCCTCGGGCGGAATCACCAAGATCGGCAGCCTCAGGCGCATCGAGCTCCGGCGCGGCAACCAGGTCGCGAAGTCGATCGATCTCTACAATCTGTTACTCAACGGCGACGCGCGCGGTGACGAACAGCTGCAGCCGAGCGACGTAATCTTCGTGCCGGTGATCGGCCCCGTCGCGGGCGTCGCCGGCGACGTGAAGCGGCCCGCGATCTACGAGCTGGCCAGCAACGCCGAGAGCCTCTCCAACGTGTTGCGCCTTGCCGGTGGAATCAGCGCGTTCGGATATTCGCAGCGGGTCCAGGTCGAGCGCGTGGAGAACCACGACAAGCGGATCGCGCTCGATGTCGATCTCGACCAGATGCGCTCGCAGCGCGTTACGGTCCGCGACGGCGACCTGATCAAGGTTTATCCAGTGCTGCCTGAGCAGCACGACGTGGTCGTCGTGCGCGGCAGCGTGAACCGGCCCGGCAAATTCGAGTGGCATCAGGGGATGCGGGTCTCGGATTTGATCGCACAGGCCGAGGGCGTCGCGCCGCATACCTTTTTCAAGTACGCGCTGATCCGCCGCCAGGAGGGCCGTGAGCGCGCGATTCACATGGTGCCGGTCGATCTCGGCGAAGCGCTCGGCGATCATATCGATGGTTCCGACGACGTGGTCCTCAAGCAGCAGGACGAGCTCACGGTATTCAGCGAATCACAGATGAAGTACCTGCCGACCGTGCAGGTCTTCGGTGAGGTGCGCAATCCCGGCTACTACGTCCTGAGCCAGGGCATGCGCGTAAGCGATCTCGTCTACCTCGCGGGCGGGCTCAAGGACGACGCGTATCAGAAGCAGGGTGAGCTCGCGCGCACCGAGGTGATCAACGGATCGCACACGACCCACACCACGATGGACGTGAACCTGCGCGGGGCGCTCGACGGCCTGGTGGAGAGCAATCCACAACTGGTTGCCAATGATCAACTGTTTGTGCAGCGAGCCTCGGATTGGCATCTGCCGTGGGTTGTTCAGGTCCGCGGCCAGGTGGCGCGTCCGGGACCCTATACAATTCATGACGGCGAGCGAATCGCGTCGGTGATCGAGCGCGCCGGCGGTCTGCTTCCCGATGCTTACCTGCCGGCCACCGTGCTGATTCGCCAATCGATCCGCCGCGAACAGCAGCAGCGCCTCGACGAGGCGCGCCATCGCCTGCAGGCCCAGGTCGCGCATCTGCAGATGAATCCGCAACTGCTCCAGGCCTCCACCCAGCAGCCGAATCCGCAAAGCGCCGCGATGCAGGCGCAGACCCTTAACATGGTCGAGCGCGTGCTCGCCGAGACTGAAAGTCAGCAGGCCTCGGGCCGCCTCGTGATCCACATGCGGCCGCTCGACCAGCTCGCTAACTCGCCTGACAATATCGCGCTGGTCGATCAGGATTCGATCGCGATTCCGCGTCGGCCCGCGGCGATCAACGTGCTCGGCCAGGTCTACAATCCGGCCGCAATCGTTTTCCGGCCCGGACTTACGACGCGCGATTACCTCGACCAGGCGGGCGGTCCCAACCAGGACGCCGACAAGGACCACATCATGGTGGTCAAGGCCGACGGCTCGGTGCTGACCGACGACGGAATCAAGCAGAGCAAGCGCTCCTCGATGTTCCCGCTGCTGCCGGTCGTGTCGGGCGGCCTGATGTCGGCGTCGCTCGAGCCTGGCGATACGATCTACGTGCCGGAGAAACTGATCTTCGAAAACAAGATGCAGGAAACCGCGACGATCGCTCAGATCGTCGCCAATGCCGCCACCGGACTCGCGGTGGTAGGCATTCTGGCTTCGAGCCTATGA
- a CDS encoding transcription termination/antitermination NusG family protein — protein MDAATASDWYLIRTKTGKERWVKDQIAPLANEVFLPLLKARAPRWGRMAESIGPLFPCYLFARFNLKERYFDIKYMAGVRGIVSAGMDPLAVPETIVTEIRRRGVDDIIEIPDKPLGAGEKVTVVDGPFRGFEAIFERYLSGTERVAILLSAVEASGLRVVLSAAAVAKSD, from the coding sequence ATGGATGCAGCCACAGCGAGCGACTGGTATCTCATCCGCACCAAGACCGGCAAGGAGCGCTGGGTCAAGGATCAAATCGCCCCGCTCGCGAACGAGGTCTTCCTGCCGCTTTTGAAGGCGCGCGCACCGCGCTGGGGCCGCATGGCAGAGTCGATAGGCCCGCTGTTCCCGTGCTACCTCTTCGCGCGCTTCAATCTCAAGGAGCGCTATTTCGATATCAAGTACATGGCGGGCGTGCGCGGTATCGTCTCGGCCGGGATGGATCCGCTCGCGGTGCCTGAAACGATCGTTACCGAGATCCGCCGCCGCGGCGTCGACGATATCATCGAGATTCCTGACAAGCCTTTAGGCGCGGGCGAGAAAGTGACGGTGGTTGATGGACCGTTCCGCGGCTTCGAAGCGATCTTCGAGCGCTACCTGTCGGGGACCGAGCGCGTCGCGATCTTGCTGAGCGCCGTCGAAGCAAGCGGCCTGCGGGTGGTTCTCTCCGCCGCCGCCGTCGCTAAGTCAGACTGA